A section of the Humulus lupulus chromosome 2, drHumLupu1.1, whole genome shotgun sequence genome encodes:
- the LOC133815219 gene encoding uncharacterized protein LOC133815219, whose product MTTGVTIREPSSTPRAETPPAPLGKGKKKVSEQLAPIEEFSDENDMSFEDMFDRYSAPAAPSSKKKDSKRHHGESSKAPSTKKAQTGDPSAVAPSAAPSRETTPPLSPLDQTSPPAPVDQNPTPLAPAHQTRHDQPGDVLTSTVGMLTMTAGWRCTGTLVTKNKESDAKHNEEVKVLEGKNAELLGKNTELLEQNSKLAAKLQQYQTTLTKANEDKEKFRECAKLNFQEAKQLETELIASRKETEELEGRVKELEETTASNLERYRGATFHYFYEPWSAQPKREYTNSQSTNAAERPSGTNSMEADQKINRALNKIASGMLTMTADWCCMGALVSQTKESDAKHTEEVKFEDELIASRKETEELEGRVKELEETNASNLERYRGATFHCFYEFWKHNRGTNFNYLSERLRQTEIDRCTARPEEEERANILAFPEISLATGIEGAENEVGTTVDQENPEDPHAL is encoded by the exons ATGACAACTggggtgacaatcagggaaccttccagcaccccgcgagcagaaACTCCCCCTGCCCctttgggaaagggaaaaaagaaagtttCCGAACAACTTGCACCCATCGAAGAgttttcagatgagaacg ATATGTCATTTGAAGATATGTTTGACCGCTATAGCGCACCTGCTGCTCCTTCGAGTAAGAAGAAGGATAGCAAGCGACATCATGGAGAGAGCAGCAAGGCTCCTTCTACCAAAAAGGCCCAGACTGGGGATCCTTCAGCAGTCGCTCCCTCAGCTGCTCCCTCAAGAGAAACAACGCCCCCTCTGTCTCCACTTGACCAGACGTCTCCACCTGCACCAGTCGACCAGAATCCTACCCCTCTAGCACCTGCCCACCAGACACGTCACGATCAACCTGGAGATGTCCTGACAAGCACTGTT GGAATGCTGACTATGACTGCCGGTTGGCGCTGCACGGGGACTTTGGTCACCAAGAACAAAGAATCTGACGCCAAGCATAATGAGGAGGTCAAGGTGCTCGAGGGGAAAAACGCTGAACTGCTCGGGAAAAACActgaactgctcgagcaaaactCCAAGCTGGCCGCAAAGCTTCAACAGTATCAGACTACCCTGACCAAAGCCAATGAAGACAaagagaagtttagggagtgtgcTAAACTTAACTTTCAAGAGGCCAAACAGCTCGAGACTGAGCTGATCGCAAGCAGAAAGGAGACTGAGGAGCTGGAGGGGCGTGTCAAGGAGCTCGAGGAGACTACTGCTagcaacttggagaggtataGGGGAGCCACCTTCCATTACTTTTATGAGCCGTGGTCAGCTCAGCCAaagagagaatatacaaactctcaaagcacaaATGCAGCTGAGAGGCCATCAGGCACAAACTCCATGGAGGCCGATCAGAAAATAAACCGAGCACTGAAcaagatagccagt GGAATGCTGACTATGACTGCCGACTGGTGCTGCATGGGGGCTTTGGTCAGCCAGACCAAAGAATCTGATGCTAAGCATACTGAGGAGGTCAAG TTTGAGGATGAGCTGATCGCAAGCAGAAAGGAGACTGAGGAGCTGGAGGGGCGTGTCAAGGAGCTCGAGGAGACTAATGCTagcaacttggagaggtataGGGGAGCCACCTTCCATTGCTTTTATGAGTTCTGGAAGCATAATCGTGGGACCAACTTCAATTATCTTTCTGAGCGCCTGAGGCAAACTGAAATAGACCGGTGCACTGCTCGCccggaggaagaagagagagccaACATTCTTGCCTTCCCAGAAATCTCCCTAGCCACAGGAATTGAAGGTGCGGAAAATGAAGTTGGAACCACCGTTGACCAGGAAAATCCTGAAGACCCTCATGCCTTGTag